The DNA sequence TCATTGAAGTGTTTACGTGCATCACGTAATAAAAACCTAACTCGAACTGAACCTGGAATCAAATCTAGCATTTCTCAGATTTCATGTTCACATTCCTGGTGGATATTACAAAGAGAAAGGAACTGTGTCTAGTAATTCTAGCATATATTTGTTTCTATACACAGCATTTTCCATTGTAACAACTATTGTTCCACAACTTGTATTCATTCAGGTTGGACTTGAAGGTGAATATCTTGGGCTTCAGAATGTTTCTCTCGCGAATAGTTCAATATGGACGGACAAAGGTGATTTACCACTTAATCGCAGTTTGACATGGTACAAGGTAAATTGTATGCTGCAGCTAGTAAGCTAGAGAtgtctctttttctttatagaAGAGAAATGGAGTATGTATAACACATAGACATGGCATGCATTAAGAATAGCATGCTCGATTTGACATTCTACCTGTATCATCAGACCACATTCCTTGCTCCAGAAGGGAATGGCCCTGTATCACTAAATCTTTCCGGGATGGGGAAAGGCCAAGCATGGGTGAACGGTCTGAGCATAGGGCGGTATTGGTCTCAGTATCTTTCACCATCAAGTGGATGCACAGAGCCATGTGACTATAGAGGAACTTATGACGCGTCAAAATGTTTGAAGAAGTGCGGCCAACCAGCTCAAACATTGTGAGTAGACACTTCACTTAGCTTCTTTCAAAGTTCTATAATGAATATATCTTCAGAAATCCACTTCAGCTCTTCTGCTAAACTCTTCATTTCTCGTTAATGAATCTTCTCTAGGTATCATATTCCACGTTCGTGGTTGCAACAGAGTGAGAACTTACTAGTCATCCATGAGGAGCTTGGTGGGGACCCTAGGACCATCTCTGTGGTAGCTCAAATCGGGCAAGTGATATGCGGGCGTGTAACAGAGGATGACCTTCCACAGGCTGATACTTGGGAACAGGGAGTAGGGTTTGCATCCACGACACCAGAGCTTCGACTGTCCTGTGAAACGGGACAGCAGATTGATTCTATTCGTTTTGCGAGCCTTGGGAACCCTCAAGGAAGTTGTGGAGCACACCGGCCAGGGACTTGTCATGCCGATGTCTCAACATATCTTAAGAAGGTAATTTCATGTTAATGATCAGTAGACTGTATGAATCACTGTTGTGTTTGTTACATTTTATCTTGCTGAAGCTGACGTGGTAAGTGGTATCATACAGGAATGTGTGGGAAAGGAAAGATGTTCGATTCCCATCTCGACAGAGACGCTTGGAGACCCCTGTCGAAATCTTACCAAAACCTTGGCAGTTGAAGCTCTTTGTCTAGGTTGAGACAGTTGACTGCTTTTCAACCTATAgctttcaaatttcatcaacCATTCAACATTGTATGTATGCATTTATCAAAACATTATCTTCTCAGGATGATTCTGTATGTAATCAACTGCTGATGCATTTTGTCATGATAATGGGTATGATTGGGATTGTATCCATTGCTTGAATTAATCGAAATCCCCTTTAAAACAATTGAACATTCTAATCAGAAACTTTGACAATAGCAGATGCAAATAACTTGTAATTTCCCGACAAGGGAgatttttccccattatatTACATATATGAACAAAGGCACAACTGTGGTGAAGAGGCAGCTGTATTCAAAACAAGACAGACTTTGGTTCTTACAAACTTATTACTTATTACATAAGTATCTTCCCAACAAATCTTCATGGAACAAGCAGGATAATTTTTCCGATATGCTTGCTGCTTTCCATGATCCGGTGACCTTCTGCGGCTTCTTCTAGTGGAAGACGCTTATAAACCACTGGTTTAATCTTGCCTTCAGCTATTGCTGGCCACACATGTTTCTCGACCTCATTTACAATCGCGGCTTTGTTCTCTAGGCTCCTATTTCGCAGACCGGCAGCTGTAAACAAGTAAATGTacatttatttagtttaaaatGCCAGTCATCAACTTAGTTAAGTTGTAGGTAACTGTGAATAACATAAATCAAAAGAATGTGCCACAGCTCTCACTGGAGCTTCTATGTGATTCTTTCTAATGCCAGTAAGGCTCGAGCAACTTACCCTGCACTGTAAGGCGCTTTGATAGCAAACTGGCAAGGTTGATTTCGGTGGTTGTTCCACCCATAAAACCTATTATAAAAAGCCTCCCATCGATGTTTAGGCTTTCAAGGTTTCGTTGCAAGTATAAGGCGCCAATGTTATCTAAGATGACATCCACACCTGTTATTGATGAAAATCAGAGATAGAACAAATGGTGTGTTGATAGGAAAGGAAACTTGAGTGCAGAAAATCTTTCTCAAGTACTCAACACcgaaaaattaaagaattttactAGTTCAGTCAACCATACAACCTTTCCCTGCAGTTTCTTCCTTAACACGTGAAACAAAATCCTCAGTCTTGTAATTTATGCAGACATCAGCTCCGAGTTCCTTGCAAGCAGCTAATTTTTCTTCACTTCCTGTATGTCGGTtataaatcatcaataaaatatgCCAGCTTTGCTAATAAGTAAATGTTCATCTTTGCAGTAACCTGCAGTGACGAAAACCTTGACTCCAAGGTGCTTAGCCAATTGAATAGCAAATGTGCCGATGCCACTGGAGCCCCCATGTATCTGAGGTTACACGTGAATGAGTCAAATAACAGAAACAACAATACTAAGGCCAAAGCAGTAATACAGCCTCGTCGGATTTAATACAATCAACAGATTTTGAACACGGCACTTGATTGATAACAAATGGAAAACATACCAGGAAGGTTTCCCCTTGTGACAGGTGGCTCATCATAAACACGGTGGACCACACCGTGCATGCTACCTCCGGAAAACTAGCTGCGTCTTGCAACGAAATATTAGGCGGAACAGGAAGAACTTGGCCAGCAGGAACAGCAACCTTCTCGGCGTATCCCCCTCCAGCAACAAGAGCACACACCTTTATAACACACAGCTACATCAGCACTTCACAATAATCACAAAAGGTAAACACTTGTGTACATCCAGATGTACTGTGTAGCCATCCCAAGTAGAAATTTATAGCTAGCATAATCTCACTAAACAATTAGGGTCATAAATCTCCCCCGCCAACaattatgcactttctaaaGTTGTAAACAGTGTTGTTAAACTCTCATTCAATAATAAGCATGATCATAAGAATCACCAATAGGAAAACGATGACATCGCCTGAGTTCATATTCAACTAGGCATTTCATCATACAGTTGATGCAAGCAACAATCACAAAGGTGAAAACTTGTGTACATCCATCCCAATTAGGCCCTGTTAATCCCAATTAGTAGAATTTCATAGCTCGCATAATctaattataaacaattagGGCCATAAAACTCCACCATCGACAATTATGCACTTTCTACAGATGTAAACAATGCTCATCTCTCACTCTGGCATCGCCGGagttcaaattcaattagacatttcatcaaacagTTGCCGCAAGCAACAATCTCAAGAGGAAAAACCTGATCGCCGATTTTCCAGCGGTGGACATCTTTGCCGACGGCTTCAACGATACCGGAGCATTCAAGGCCGGGAAACTCGCTCTCGCCCTTAGGGGGAGGGTACCTGCCCAGGCGCTGAAGTGTGTCGGCTCTGTTGAGAGCGGTGGCGGCAACTCTGATCAAAACCTCGTTGTCTTTGATTTTGGGGGCATCCACTTGTTGCAATTGAAGGACTTCGGGGCCGCCTGCTTCTGTGATCACTATCGCCTTCATGGTTTTCTTCGTCGCCGGCGGTTTATGTTCTGATTTTGGGATGAGAAATTATCAATCATTCAAGTGTGATGACTAAGAACTATGGTGAATCTTGCTGACGGAGGAATCATGaatgtaaaattttgaattcaaaaataagagttactGTAGtaaaatgttcatattttaagttttaaatttaaaatatactgcTCTAAATgtagatataaaattttgcatacaattgtctcatttttataataaaagacaaaagaaaatgaggCAATGAAACGTGGATCTACTTActattcataataaaataaccaaGATTCAAATAATGGATTGAAATGACAAGGCGATGaattatggacggagggaatagtattgaattaaaatatcatgTGTGAGctctaaaatttaataatgtgcatacaatttattttttctcactacTCGAAGAGATTTAATCGTGAAATCATTGTTATCGTAATTTTGAATAGATTGAATAAAAAAGGTCGAGGGAATACAAAAGCTCAACAAATGAGATTGATATAATTAgctttatgtgattttttcaatttttaactaTGTTTTGCAGGTCACTCGAAGTATCAATAGTATAATTTCACCTGGAGGGAAAGATGTCTCAGTACGGAATAATCTAGTATCTCTATGGGATGTGTTATTAATCATATAAGTAGGGACGGAGTATATGGAAATggacaaaaatatacatacacaaaatttaagagtTTTAAATGGGCAATtagtgagaaaataaaataaatcttaCAATGTAATGTATAATTATGTAAGAGTTTTAAAAGGGGCAATTagtgttaaaataaaataaatcttccaatgtaatgtataattatgtgatgaaatttgaggattaaaatagttttaaaactTGGATAATCGAtgattattgataattttgggAATTAAAATAGTTTGGGAAAGAAGGGCGATAGTTTGGATTATTTGGATCCATAAAaccaaatttatcaaaacaagaatgaaAGGGCGATAATTTGGATGATTTGGTTTGCTTCTGTGATGAGTTCTACATGTTAAGTgggatatatatagaaaagtgAAGCACAATGTAGtagcaaataataaaaaataataaattaaaatgaaataataaaaaatgaagtagttCACGTCATTTTATGGAAGAGTGGTTCACATGATTATTTTGgaagaataattcacatgatatttgaaaagatatatagagataaatgtaataatcattgaataaaataaattaataattaataaaacaatcaaaatttaatgtagTGCAAAATTTTCGAGATTGAAAATGTGATGTAGaattatattgttattatgcaaatttattacaACATACATGTACTCCAATAAtcaagtaataaaataaatcaataataaaaagtgaaaaaacaaaaataacaaatatttcaatatttagcCAATAATATTAAGACATGTGGCATGTGCCCCTCACTTTTTCTAGTGGCAGCAGGGTGCTCCCGAGAGATGAGGGGCGattgcttttaattattttagaaatacttttattcatgcttattttgttttttaagtgTGACATTGTGTGGAATGTCACCGGTGGAGGTGGTCTAATAAAGAGTCAACCGGCAACCGTCACCAAGGTTAGACTTACTAggtttaactttttttaaattgaagatAATCGCTTGCAAGGAAGAGTCGGAAACTATTGAACACATTATTTTTCAACTGCGTGGTCTCTAGAAGTCTATTATTGCAACCGTTGAAATATCCCAATATGCTTACCCCGAAAGAATCGATGGCATGCTTCCTCAGTTGGTTGAGAACCTCTTTCCACAGTTTGACAAGAAGTTGTagatattcatatttcatattttatgtcaAATCTGCCTTAAAACATTTGAATAGATCCAAATCAGAAACATGGACAATAGAAGATGCAAGAAACTTATAAATTCCCAAGAAAATATAGATGGCACAATTGTGGTGAAGAGGCAGCTGGTATTCAAAACAAGACAAGCTTAATTGTTCTTACTTCTTACACATTAATTAGTAGTGCAGTATCCCAGCTATGAGCATACATTTCAACTGgccacaataaataaaaccaaatcttCATGGAACACGCAGGATAATTTTTCCGATATGCTTGCTGCTTTCCATGATCCGGTGACCTTCCGCAGCTTCTTCTAGCGGAAGACGCTTGTAGACCACTGGCTTAATCTTGCCTGCAGCTATTGCGGGCCACACATACGACTCCACGTGACTCAGAATCAAGGCTTTGTTCTTCATCGCCCTACTTCGCAGACCGGCAGCTGTAACCAAATAATCCATTCAGCATAGCAAATCCTCGAGTTTTAAAATGTCAGTCATCAACTTAGGTTAACTTGTAGATAACATAAATCAAAAGAACGTGCGAAAACTTTCATTGGAGCTGTTAAAATATCATGCAAGGCTCGAGCAAGTTACCCTGCACTGTGAGGCGCTTTGCTAGCAAGGCAGCAAGGTTGATTTCAGATATTGTTCCACCCATAAAACCTATTATGATAAGCCTTCCGTTGAAGTTTAGGCATTCAATGTTCCGTTGCAAGTATGAGGCACCAACGTTGCATAAGATGACGTCCACACCTGTTATTGATGGAAGTCAGAGATAGAATGGAACCATCGGTGTGGTGGTAAGATAGGAAACTTGAGCAGAAAATCAGAGTTCAGAAAGAATTACTGAAATGAAATAGAACAATCAACCATACAACCTTTCCCTTTCGTTTCTTCCTTAACACGGGAAACAAAATCCTCTGTCTTATAGTTTATGCAGACATCAGCTCCAAGTTCCTTGCAAGCAGCTAATTTTTCTTCACTTCCTGTGTGATTGGGATAATcatatcatcaacaaaatatgCCAGAATTGCTAGCATATAGAATCAGTGAATGGTATCTTTGTGGTAACCTGCAGTGACGAAAACCTTGGCTCCACGGTACTTAGCCAACTGAATAGTAAATGTGCCAATGCCACTGGATCCCCCATGTATCTGAGGTTACATGTGAGTGAGTCAGATTAACGAAACAACAATACGAAGAGCAAAGCAGTAAACAGCTTCTGTAAGATACTAAGATTTAATACAATCAACAGATATTGAACACAGCACTTAGATTATAATACAGTTGAGGCAATAAAAACGTACCAGGATAGAGTGATCAGATTGTAGTGTTAGGTGGCCCATCATAAACACGGTCGACCACACCGTGCATGCTGCCTCAGGAAAAGTAGCTGCGTCTTCCATCGAACAATTGCGCGGAACAGGAACAATTTGCCAGTGATGTACAGCAACCTTCTCGGCATATCCCCCTCCATCAAGAAGAGCACACACCTTATAACACATAGCTACATCAGAACTTCATAATAATCACAAAGGCAAAAACTTGTGTACATCGAGATGTACTATTGCAACCATCCGAATTAGGATTCATTAGTCCAaattactccctttgtcccattaCAAGTGATTGATTACCCTTTTTAGGGAAAAACAATACTCTCAATCCTACTTTACTCACTCTCTTTGTCTCTCTAGTATTATATTCTCTTACCACTTAACTTAATTcgataaatatcattttaatatatccCGCGCgcaaaagaaatcaatcacttgtAGCAGGACGCAGGAAGTCTAAAGCGGTAAACAATATTACTCTCTCATTCAATAATTAGCACAATCTCACTATGAGCAAAGAATCACCAATTGCAATACGATGGCATCACCCGAGTTGAAATTCAATTAGGCATTTCATCAAACAGTTGTCGCAAGCAACAATCTCAATAAGAAAAGTCTCCAGTGGGAACTTAGGGCTTATCAACCTAATTTCAAATTAGGGCCACAAAACTCCACCATCAAGGCATCAACAAATTACTTACTTTCTAAAGC is a window from the Salvia hispanica cultivar TCC Black 2014 chromosome 1, UniMelb_Shisp_WGS_1.0, whole genome shotgun sequence genome containing:
- the LOC125202693 gene encoding quinone oxidoreductase PIG3-like; translated protein: MKAIVITEAGGPEVLQLQQVDAPKIKDNEVLIRVAATALNRADTLQRLGRYPPPKGESEFPGLECSGIVEAVGKDVHRWKIGDQVCALVAGGGYAEKVAVPAGQVLPVPPNISLQDAASFPEVACTVWSTVFMMSHLSQGETFLIHGGSSGIGTFAIQLAKHLGVKVFVTAGSEEKLAACKELGADVCINYKTEDFVSRVKEETAGKGVDVILDNIGALYLQRNLESLNIDGRLFIIGFMGGTTTEINLASLLSKRLTVQAAGLRNRSLENKAAIVNEVEKHVWPAIAEGKIKPVVYKRLPLEEAAEGHRIMESSKHIGKIILLVP
- the LOC125212258 gene encoding quinone oxidoreductase PIG3-like codes for the protein MSEPKPSVTETIMKAIVITEEGGPEVLQLQEVEEPQIKDDEVLIRVAATALNRADVLQRQGKHPPPPGASELPGLECSGVIEAVGKEVVRYKVGDQVCALLDGGGYAEKVAVHHWQIVPVPRNCSMEDAATFPEAACTVWSTVFMMGHLTLQSDHSILIHGGSSGIGTFTIQLAKYRGAKVFVTAGSEEKLAACKELGADVCINYKTEDFVSRVKEETKGKGVDVILCNVGASYLQRNIECLNFNGRLIIIGFMGGTISEINLAALLAKRLTVQAAGLRSRAMKNKALILSHVESYVWPAIAAGKIKPVVYKRLPLEEAAEGHRIMESSKHIGKIILRVP